gctattgtatgatactatcttcataatgcatagtataATAAACTAGTATTATAGATgacctcatttattgacatgcatggtactccctccgttcctaaatataagaccttttagatattgcactatgaactacatacggatgtacgtagacatattttagaatgtagattcactcattttgctccgtatgtagtctcctagtgtaatctctaaaaggtcttatattttgaaacggagggagtacatagtagcataacatttaacatgttacggtatgtacctatgatactagtttatgatactatgcactatgaagatagtatcatacaatagtattatatgcatgatactactatatgatactccccactatgaccagTCTAAGTTTACGCGCTTGACATTGTTTTCTTCTGGGGTTACCACACATTCATCTCTCTCTTCTTAATTACCTTGCCACATCAGATTTTTCACTTAcatgagagcatctccaacagtccgtatgttcaatcgttggtataagtgtccacatcatcaaccaacagcacatcatacaagctcttcaATAGACTGTATGTTAaccgtatgtaaaataactaagtGGGTCCATTAAATGTTGAAGAAATAACCATGTTTGACTCGGAGCTTGTGCatgaaccgttgcttcaagttcatacggtttcattctctctcttcttttattatgtGTCATGTCATCAAAATTATCTATGTAGCAAAttttaccaacgatgatcataTGATCATTGGAGATGCCCTGATAAGCTTAGCACCTGTATAAGGTGAAGCATTAAGAGAGGCCTAAAGTAAAGCATGCGTTTTCGCGCTTACCGTACATTGCGTGGAAAAAAATAAATGCTATGCCTGAACACCCACGTTTTTTCACCTTCTTTTTTCTGATGATACGCTGGATTAACTCTTCGATACCACTGACTGATTACATGAAGGCGCTTCTGGTTTACTCTGGCATGATGGTTCATGAACGACGTGCCAGAGGTCCAAGGGCCACCATCGCGATCCCGTCCAGAAACCCGAATCCGGCCTCCATCCGGGTCCTCCCATTTGTTATCCACCGCATCCCACGCTATCCGGCCACGTCACGCGCCGCCGCCACATGGCCGCTCGCCAGTGGGCACGTCATCCCCACGAGAGATAAGGCGCGCCGTCGCCTCGCCGGCACCTTCATAACCAAATAGCCCCGCACCAAAACGCACCCCcactagcatcatcatcatcatcatcaagcacGCCCAGCGCAGAGTGATCGTCCAGAGAACTCCGCAGCTCCGTCCCGATCGATGGCGTCGCTCACCATGATGGCGTCCCTCTCCGCGGCCGTGGCGGTCGACCGGCGCGCGGCCGCCCCGCGCCGCGGCCTCGTGGTGGCCCGGGCCGCCAAGGTCGAGCGCCAGCAGGAGCCGGCGGCCAAGCTGGCGGCCGTGGAGCCCGCCACCGACGGCCGCCGCGCCGTGGtgttcgccgccgccgccgcggccgtCTCGGCCATCGGCACGGCGGCGTTCGCCGAGTCGGACGTCAAGAAGGGCACCCCAGAGGCCAAGAAGAAGTACGCCCCCGTCTGCATCACCATGCCCACCGCCAAGATCTGCCACAA
This genomic stretch from Hordeum vulgare subsp. vulgare chromosome 6H, MorexV3_pseudomolecules_assembly, whole genome shotgun sequence harbors:
- the LOC123402174 gene encoding photosystem II 5 kDa protein, chloroplastic-like, with protein sequence MASLTMMASLSAAVAVDRRAAAPRRGLVVARAAKVERQQEPAAKLAAVEPATDGRRAVVFAAAAAAVSAIGTAAFAESDVKKGTPEAKKKYAPVCITMPTAKICHN